Proteins encoded within one genomic window of Acidobacteriota bacterium:
- a CDS encoding tetratricopeptide repeat protein: MQIGDRIGWLALLGALLAGNGAVAAGEGPRAPLVLSSLPVVDSVTADGLAARAGVRPGDRVVGVNDRSPVPLEAFLAYRFDWEKGRDTALTLKRGEETLQARVPQGDWGCEFRADFSEEALPRFVKAREALRKKETREEGRKAWEALAEEARQDGFPETALWLGTELGKAHFYARRWAEAEMVLGRWGQEAPGKSYWAFIATLFLGRSLQGDGDLDGAARAYARAGDLLPDAGFEPRQALLLTRVFQFEYDRGRLPEARQAIEKALAIRQRLTPDNLQMGECLQNLGMVSYAQGNLAEAKAFFLKSLAIKERLAPDSRILAMNLNNLAAVAYDQGDPATAREYFQRALSIQERLSPGSLLVASCLDNLAILDTALGDLTTARERFEKSLAIRERVAPDSADVAHALSNFAGLLVDLGDLPLAKAYYRKALAIRERLSPDSLDVAHCLAAMSNAYRKQGDLKTARECCTRALAIQERLAPKSLAVAGCLIDLSSVAKEQGDLAVASALLARALAVQESVAPDGPAVAVTLDSLGNVVRAQGDLAMAREYYLKALAIRERLAPNGLEAAYVLNNLGALAFERGDLAAAREFHLKALAMKERLVPETLDMAESLNDLADLAAAQGDPASAGDLYRKALALKERHAPDSLDMALTLDGLGQVLRSQGDLGAARETLHRAVTLQERLAPGSRDLADSLRSLARVERAAGSLSLAADLMARAVDTLEAQRSRVGGASAKTAFSAVTGDFYTDLIAARLDTKQPRLALETLERSRARTLLEMVSSRYVDLGGEIPAALLERQREMAGRRRFLSEKLGQAGAKTDPREIEAWRAELLMLPQMEDALAEEIRKASPRLAALQYPKPLDYAGMREALEPGMLLVAYAVGETESYLFTLRRPRGKASGDELRVVRLKAGRQELANRVMVYREAVSQPDTDIEECRAASRELFSLLLGPVAREVAGCERILLLPDGPLHLLPFAALVPGAPAGRGKARLDPSQPLGLQRPLSVQASLTVYAGLKPGPGPVAIGLNWTGIGDPVYPGTEKPGDVPDEVARLKTRGFHLGPLPGTRREIEGIARLFGERAQVRLGPDATRESVLKLSRSTRLVHFACHGLMDPDFPMNSALALSPAPAEGPGKDESGKTDLLQAWEIIQDLRLDSDCVVLSACETGVGKVFGGEGILGLTRAFLYAGARSVVVTLWPISDESTARFMHAFYREILAGVPRDQALRRAQANLARQPGFAHPFHWAAFVLVGAGK, translated from the coding sequence ATGCAGATCGGCGATCGGATCGGATGGTTGGCGCTCCTGGGGGCCCTCCTGGCCGGGAACGGTGCGGTGGCCGCGGGGGAAGGACCGCGGGCGCCCCTCGTCCTGTCGTCCCTCCCCGTGGTGGACTCGGTCACAGCGGACGGCCTCGCCGCCCGGGCGGGGGTCCGGCCCGGCGACCGGGTCGTCGGTGTCAACGACCGGTCACCGGTCCCGCTGGAGGCGTTCCTGGCCTATCGCTTCGACTGGGAGAAAGGCCGGGACACGGCCCTGACCCTGAAGCGCGGAGAGGAAACCCTCCAGGCCCGGGTGCCCCAGGGCGACTGGGGGTGCGAGTTCCGGGCCGATTTTTCCGAAGAGGCTCTCCCGCGGTTCGTCAAGGCCCGTGAGGCGCTCCGGAAGAAGGAGACCCGGGAGGAAGGCCGGAAAGCCTGGGAGGCGCTGGCGGAAGAAGCCCGGCAGGACGGGTTCCCCGAGACGGCCCTCTGGCTGGGGACCGAGTTGGGGAAAGCCCATTTCTACGCCCGCCGCTGGGCGGAAGCGGAGATGGTCCTGGGGCGATGGGGACAGGAAGCGCCCGGAAAGAGCTACTGGGCTTTCATCGCCACGCTCTTCCTCGGCCGCTCCCTCCAGGGGGACGGCGACCTCGACGGCGCCGCCCGGGCCTACGCCCGGGCCGGGGACCTGTTGCCGGACGCGGGGTTCGAACCCCGCCAAGCCCTGCTGCTGACCCGGGTCTTCCAGTTCGAGTACGACCGTGGCCGGCTCCCCGAGGCCCGCCAGGCCATCGAGAAAGCCCTGGCCATCCGGCAGCGCCTGACCCCGGACAACCTCCAGATGGGCGAATGCCTGCAGAACCTCGGCATGGTCAGCTACGCCCAGGGGAACCTGGCCGAGGCGAAGGCGTTCTTCCTCAAGTCACTGGCCATCAAGGAGCGCCTCGCACCCGACAGCCGGATCCTGGCCATGAACCTCAACAACCTGGCGGCGGTGGCCTATGACCAGGGCGACCCCGCCACGGCGCGGGAGTACTTCCAGAGGGCGTTGTCCATCCAGGAACGCCTGTCGCCGGGCAGCCTCCTGGTGGCCAGTTGCCTCGACAACCTGGCCATCCTGGACACGGCCCTGGGCGACCTGACCACGGCCCGGGAACGCTTCGAAAAGTCCCTGGCCATCCGCGAGCGCGTGGCCCCGGACAGTGCCGACGTGGCCCACGCCCTCTCCAACTTCGCCGGGCTGCTGGTGGACCTGGGGGACCTTCCCCTGGCGAAGGCGTATTACCGGAAAGCCCTGGCTATCCGGGAGCGCCTGTCGCCGGACAGCCTCGACGTGGCCCACTGCCTCGCCGCCATGAGCAACGCGTACCGGAAGCAGGGCGACCTGAAGACGGCGCGGGAGTGCTGCACCCGGGCGTTGGCCATCCAGGAGCGGCTGGCCCCGAAGAGCCTGGCGGTGGCCGGCTGCCTCATCGACCTGAGCAGCGTGGCAAAGGAGCAGGGAGACCTCGCCGTCGCGAGCGCACTCCTGGCCCGGGCCCTGGCCGTCCAGGAGAGCGTGGCGCCGGACGGCCCCGCGGTGGCCGTCACGCTAGACAGCCTGGGAAACGTTGTGCGGGCACAGGGAGACCTGGCCATGGCGCGGGAGTACTACCTCAAGGCCCTGGCCATCCGGGAACGCCTGGCACCCAACGGCCTCGAGGCCGCCTACGTCCTGAACAACCTGGGCGCCCTGGCCTTCGAGCGCGGGGACCTGGCGGCCGCCCGGGAGTTCCACCTGAAGGCGCTGGCCATGAAGGAACGCCTGGTGCCCGAGACGCTGGACATGGCCGAATCCCTCAACGACCTGGCGGACCTGGCGGCCGCACAGGGGGACCCGGCCTCCGCCGGGGACCTTTATCGCAAGGCGCTGGCCCTCAAGGAACGCCACGCGCCGGACAGCCTCGACATGGCCCTCACCCTCGACGGGTTGGGGCAGGTGTTGCGGAGCCAGGGCGACCTCGGCGCCGCGCGGGAGACCCTTCACCGGGCCGTCACCCTCCAGGAGCGCCTGGCGCCGGGCAGCCGCGATCTCGCCGACAGCCTTCGGAGCCTGGCGCGGGTGGAAAGGGCCGCGGGGTCCCTTTCCCTCGCGGCCGACCTGATGGCCCGGGCCGTGGACACCCTGGAAGCCCAGCGCTCCCGGGTGGGCGGCGCCTCGGCGAAGACCGCCTTTTCCGCCGTCACCGGGGATTTCTACACGGACCTGATCGCGGCCCGCCTGGACACGAAGCAGCCCCGGCTTGCCCTGGAAACCCTCGAGCGCTCCCGGGCCCGGACCCTGCTGGAGATGGTTTCCTCGCGGTACGTCGATCTCGGGGGGGAAATCCCGGCGGCGCTTCTGGAGCGGCAGCGGGAGATGGCGGGACGGCGACGGTTCCTGTCCGAGAAACTCGGCCAGGCCGGGGCGAAGACGGACCCCCGGGAGATCGAGGCCTGGCGGGCGGAGCTGCTCATGCTCCCGCAGATGGAGGACGCCCTGGCCGAGGAGATCCGCAAGGCTTCCCCGCGCCTGGCGGCCCTGCAGTACCCGAAACCGCTGGACTATGCCGGCATGCGGGAGGCCCTGGAGCCCGGCATGCTCCTGGTGGCTTATGCCGTGGGGGAGACGGAGAGCTACCTCTTCACGCTGCGGAGACCCCGGGGGAAGGCGTCGGGCGACGAATTGCGGGTCGTCCGGCTGAAGGCGGGGCGGCAGGAACTGGCGAACCGGGTCATGGTCTACCGGGAGGCGGTGAGCCAGCCGGATACGGACATCGAGGAATGCCGGGCGGCGTCCCGGGAGCTGTTTTCCCTCCTGCTGGGGCCCGTCGCCCGGGAGGTCGCCGGCTGCGAGCGAATCCTCCTGCTGCCGGACGGCCCGCTCCACCTCCTGCCCTTCGCCGCCCTGGTCCCCGGAGCGCCCGCGGGCCGGGGGAAGGCCCGCCTGGACCCGAGCCAGCCGCTGGGCCTCCAGCGCCCCCTTTCCGTCCAGGCGTCCCTGACCGTCTACGCCGGGTTGAAACCCGGCCCCGGTCCCGTCGCGATCGGGCTGAACTGGACCGGGATCGGCGACCCGGTCTACCCGGGCACGGAAAAACCCGGTGACGTCCCGGACGAAGTGGCCCGGCTGAAGACCCGGGGCTTTCACCTGGGCCCCCTCCCCGGGACGCGGCGGGAGATCGAGGGCATCGCCCGCCTGTTCGGCGAACGGGCCCAGGTCCGCCTGGGGCCCGATGCGACGAGGGAGAGCGTCCTGAAGCTCTCCCGCTCGACCCGGCTCGTCCACTTCGCCTGCCACGGCCTGATGGACCCGGACTTCCCCATGAACTCGGCCCTGGCCCTGAGCCCGGCCCCGGCAGAGGGCCCGGGAAAGGACGAGAGCGGCAAGACCGACCTTCTCCAGGCCTGGGAGATCATCCAGGACCTTCGGCTCGACAGCGACTGCGTGGTGCTGTCCGCCTGCGAGACGGGGGTGGGGAAGGTCTTCGGGGGGGAAGGCATCCTGGGGCTGACGCGGGCGTTCCTCTACGCCGGCGCCCGGAGCGTCGTCGTGACCCTGTGGCCGATCTCGGACGAATCCACCGCCCGCTTCATGCACGCCTTCTACCGGGAGATCCTGGCCGGCGTACCCCGGGACCAGGCGCTCCGGCGCGCCCAGGCGAACCTGGCCCGGCAGCCCGGCTTCGCCCACCCCTTTCACTGGGCGGCCTTCGTCCTGGTGGGGGCCGGGAAGTAG
- a CDS encoding tetratricopeptide repeat protein: MSDAIISHNAEYTDVVRKITRSMPLRALSLQMKVLSGDLGALETQPAETLRKDHGLDSPALLNRLGYDLLQHRRPAEAINVFKANARLFPDDPNAYDSLGEALERDNRKEEALASYEKAVLKARERNDPRLGIYEKNFNRLKGAEK, translated from the coding sequence GTGAGCGACGCCATCATCAGCCACAACGCCGAGTACACGGATGTCGTCCGGAAGATCACCCGGTCGATGCCGCTGAGAGCCCTCTCCCTCCAGATGAAAGTCCTGTCGGGCGACCTCGGGGCACTGGAAACGCAGCCGGCGGAGACGCTCCGGAAAGACCACGGCCTCGACTCCCCCGCCCTGCTCAACCGCCTCGGGTACGATCTGCTCCAGCACCGTCGCCCGGCGGAGGCCATCAATGTCTTCAAGGCCAATGCCCGCCTCTTCCCCGACGATCCGAACGCTTACGACAGCCTCGGTGAGGCGCTGGAGCGCGACAACCGGAAGGAGGAGGCTCTCGCCAGTTACGAGAAAGCCGTTCTCAAGGCGCGGGAGCGGAACGACCCGCGATTGGGCATCTACGAGAAAAACTTCAACCGGCTGAAGGGGGCCGAGAAATAG